One window of the Streptomyces sp. ITFR-21 genome contains the following:
- the mug gene encoding G/U mismatch-specific DNA glycosylase yields the protein MTPGQLAAARERTLADVIGPDLRVLFCGINPGLMSAWTGYHFARPGNRFWPALHASGFTARRFAPAEQGRMPELGLGITNVAGRATARADELTAAELRAGGQLLSAKVTAYRPRWLAVLGVTAYRVAFDDRAARVGPQERTVGDTRIWVLPSPSGLNAHWSPAALGAEFGRLREAVQELPAS from the coding sequence CTGACCCCCGGACAGCTGGCCGCGGCCCGCGAGCGGACGCTGGCCGACGTCATCGGGCCGGACCTGCGGGTGCTGTTCTGCGGCATCAATCCGGGCCTGATGTCGGCCTGGACCGGGTACCACTTCGCCCGGCCCGGCAACCGCTTCTGGCCCGCGCTGCACGCCTCCGGTTTCACCGCGCGCCGGTTCGCGCCCGCCGAGCAGGGGCGGATGCCGGAACTCGGGCTCGGCATCACCAACGTGGCCGGCCGGGCCACCGCCCGCGCCGACGAGCTGACCGCGGCCGAGCTGCGGGCCGGCGGCCAGCTGCTCAGCGCGAAGGTGACCGCGTACCGCCCGCGGTGGCTGGCGGTGCTGGGCGTGACCGCGTACCGGGTCGCGTTCGACGACAGGGCGGCCCGGGTGGGGCCGCAGGAGCGGACCGTCGGCGACACCCGGATATGGGTGCTGCCGAGCCCCAGCGGGCTGAACGCGCACTGGTCGCCGGCCGCGCTCGGCGCCGAGTTCGGCCGGCTGCGCGAGGCCGTCCAGGAGCTGCCCGCCAGCTGA
- the purB gene encoding adenylosuccinate lyase, with translation MTAKPRIPNVLAGRYASAELAALWSPEQKVLLERRLWLAVLRAQQDLGVEVPREAVTDYERVLEQVDLASIAEREKVTRHDVKARIEEFNALAGHEQIHKGMTSRDLTENVEQLQIRLSLEHVRDRTVAVLARLGQLAAQYAELVLAGRSHNVAAQATTLGKRFATTADELLVAFERLEDLIGRYPLRGVKGPVGTAQDMLDLLGGDSGRLAELEHRIADHLGFTRAFTSVGQVYPRSLDYDAVTALVQLAAAPSSMAKTIRLMAGHELVTEGFKPGQVGSSAMPHKMNTRSCERVNGLMVVLRGYASMTGELAGDQWNEGDVSCSVVRRVALPDAFFAFDGLLETFLTVLDEFGAFPAVVARELDRYLPFLATTKVLMGAVRAGVGREAAHEAIKENAVASALAMREQGTERNGLLDRLAADGRIPLDRAALDALMADRLSFTGAAAGQVTEVVRRIEDVIKAHPQAAGYRPGAIL, from the coding sequence GTGACTGCCAAGCCTCGTATCCCCAATGTCCTCGCCGGCCGCTACGCCTCCGCGGAGCTGGCCGCCCTGTGGTCCCCCGAGCAGAAGGTGTTGCTGGAGCGGCGGCTGTGGCTGGCCGTGCTGCGGGCGCAGCAGGACCTCGGCGTCGAGGTGCCGCGGGAAGCGGTCACGGACTACGAGCGGGTGCTGGAGCAGGTCGACCTGGCGTCGATCGCCGAGCGCGAGAAGGTCACCCGGCACGACGTCAAGGCCCGGATCGAGGAGTTCAACGCGCTCGCCGGGCACGAGCAGATCCACAAGGGCATGACGTCCCGGGACCTGACCGAGAACGTCGAGCAGCTGCAGATCCGGCTGTCGCTCGAACACGTCAGGGACCGTACGGTCGCGGTGCTCGCCCGGCTCGGGCAGCTGGCCGCGCAGTACGCGGAGCTGGTGCTGGCCGGCCGCTCGCACAACGTCGCGGCGCAGGCCACGACGCTGGGCAAGCGGTTCGCGACGACCGCCGACGAGCTGCTGGTGGCCTTCGAGCGGCTGGAGGACCTGATCGGCCGCTATCCGCTGCGCGGCGTCAAGGGCCCGGTCGGCACCGCGCAGGACATGCTGGACCTGCTGGGCGGCGACAGCGGCCGGCTCGCCGAGCTGGAGCACCGGATCGCCGATCACCTGGGCTTCACACGGGCGTTCACCTCGGTCGGGCAGGTCTACCCGCGCTCGCTGGACTACGACGCGGTGACCGCGCTGGTGCAGCTCGCCGCGGCGCCGTCCTCGATGGCGAAGACGATCCGGCTGATGGCCGGGCACGAGCTGGTCACCGAGGGCTTCAAGCCGGGCCAGGTCGGCTCCTCAGCGATGCCGCACAAGATGAACACCCGCTCCTGCGAGCGGGTCAACGGGCTGATGGTGGTCCTGCGCGGCTACGCCTCGATGACCGGCGAGCTGGCCGGCGACCAGTGGAACGAGGGCGACGTGTCGTGCTCGGTGGTACGCCGGGTGGCGCTGCCCGACGCGTTCTTCGCCTTCGACGGGCTGCTGGAGACCTTCCTGACGGTGCTCGACGAGTTCGGCGCCTTCCCCGCGGTGGTCGCCCGCGAGCTGGACCGCTACCTGCCGTTCCTGGCCACCACGAAGGTGCTGATGGGCGCGGTACGGGCCGGGGTCGGCCGGGAGGCCGCGCACGAGGCGATCAAGGAGAACGCGGTGGCGTCCGCGCTCGCGATGCGCGAGCAGGGCACCGAGCGCAACGGGCTGCTGGACCGGCTCGCCGCCGACGGCCGCATCCCGCTGGACCGGGCGGCGCTCGACGCGCTGATGGCCGACCGGCTGTCCTTCACCGGAGCCGCCGCCGGGCAGGTCACCGAGGTGGTGCGGCGGATCGAGGACGTCATTAAGGCGCACCCGCAGGCCGCCGGCTACCGTCCGGGGGCGATCCTCTGA
- a CDS encoding GntR family transcriptional regulator — MGTTQLEAVQEPKYWHLKTVLNDALDSEFEVGEILPNERDLAARFGVARATLRQALEQLELEGRLQRRRGVGTTVAPPRMGIAVGPSANVWPGAGRDAWNTVGCVEAVAPASVAALLGTGPDDAVHTIRRERVTQGQPVATELLYVPPASVPNLSGLLTPATHAPAVLRELHALRLEGEDRAVELGSARAEDARQLDRLPGAPVLVVTTRYHADGRVAAASVATYRADTCRLTFGDSGALEVTHHQPAERREAS; from the coding sequence GTGGGGACCACGCAGCTCGAAGCGGTACAGGAGCCCAAGTACTGGCACCTCAAGACGGTGCTCAACGACGCGCTCGACTCCGAGTTCGAGGTCGGTGAGATCCTGCCGAACGAACGTGACCTGGCCGCCCGTTTCGGCGTCGCCCGGGCCACCCTGCGCCAGGCGCTCGAACAACTGGAGCTGGAAGGCCGCCTGCAGCGTCGGCGCGGCGTCGGCACCACCGTGGCACCGCCCCGGATGGGCATCGCCGTCGGCCCCTCGGCCAACGTGTGGCCGGGTGCCGGCCGCGACGCCTGGAACACCGTCGGCTGCGTCGAGGCCGTCGCCCCCGCGTCGGTCGCCGCGCTGCTCGGCACCGGTCCTGACGACGCCGTGCACACCATCCGCCGCGAGCGGGTGACGCAGGGCCAGCCCGTCGCCACCGAGCTGCTCTACGTACCGCCGGCCTCGGTGCCGAACCTGTCCGGGCTGCTCACACCCGCCACCCACGCCCCGGCGGTGCTGCGTGAGCTGCACGCCCTGCGGCTGGAGGGCGAGGACCGCGCGGTCGAACTCGGCTCGGCCCGCGCGGAGGACGCCCGGCAGCTCGACCGGCTGCCCGGCGCGCCCGTGCTCGTCGTCACCACCCGCTACCACGCCGACGGCCGGGTCGCCGCCGCGTCGGTGGCCACCTACCGCGCCGACACCTGCCGGCTCACCTTCGGCGACTCAGGCGCGCTCGAGGTCACCCACCACCAGCCGGCGGAGCGCCGCGAGGCGTCCTGA
- a CDS encoding NPP1 family protein, with protein sequence MSRPQRAGGLRRSALATALGAAALVLALPSTADASVLRLLPQNADGLEQSFSPAYDYDTDGCYATAAIGADGTVNPGLKLGGDVNGHCHDYAQLANANTYSREKCDNGWCAVVYASYFEKDQATLGPAAIGHTHDWEHVVVWISGNQVRYVSVSQHSGYQVAAASSVRFDGTHPKIVYHKDGVSTHDFRFANTNDEPPENATGGWFFPRLVGWEGYPPGFRDKLMNADFGEATIKIKDGDFAYALAHSMPAGIPFDPNA encoded by the coding sequence GTGTCCCGTCCGCAGCGCGCGGGCGGGCTCCGCAGGTCCGCGCTCGCCACCGCCCTCGGCGCCGCGGCCCTGGTCCTGGCGCTGCCCTCCACCGCGGACGCCAGTGTCCTGCGGCTCCTGCCGCAGAACGCCGACGGCCTGGAGCAGTCCTTCTCCCCCGCCTACGACTACGACACGGACGGCTGCTACGCCACCGCCGCGATCGGCGCCGACGGCACGGTCAACCCCGGCCTGAAGCTGGGCGGCGACGTCAACGGCCACTGCCACGACTACGCCCAACTGGCCAACGCCAACACGTACTCCCGGGAGAAGTGCGACAACGGCTGGTGCGCGGTGGTCTACGCGAGCTACTTCGAGAAGGACCAGGCCACCCTGGGCCCGGCGGCCATCGGGCACACCCACGACTGGGAACACGTCGTGGTGTGGATCAGCGGCAACCAGGTCCGGTACGTCTCGGTGTCGCAGCACTCCGGCTACCAGGTGGCCGCCGCCTCGTCGGTGCGCTTCGACGGAACGCACCCGAAGATCGTCTACCACAAGGACGGCGTCTCCACCCACGACTTCCGCTTCGCGAACACCAACGACGAACCGCCGGAGAACGCCACCGGCGGCTGGTTCTTCCCGCGTCTCGTCGGCTGGGAGGGCTACCCGCCCGGTTTTCGCGACAAGCTGATGAACGCCGATTTCGGCGAGGCCACGATCAAAATCAAGGACGGCGACTTCGCGTACGCCCTCGCCCACTCCATGCCGGCCGGAATTCCGTTCGATCCCAACGCCTGA
- a CDS encoding ROK family protein, which produces MGRLTGGDPSLLRRINSAVVLHALRGAQTPTLTELVHSTGLSRPTVEGVIEGLAESDLVVEVAPEPGDARKQGRPARRFRFYAEAGHLLGIEIGAHQIRVVLSDLGGQVLGTHWREVDESASADDRLERVRVTVAELLRKAGVARSTLWAVGVGSPGIVESQGEVRLGTALPGWTGLPLGERLQRSFRCPVLVENDANVAAVAEHWKGAAVGTDDVVFVLAGLSPGAGSLIGGRLHRGFGGAAGEIGALHLLGREVTPEHLLSTTGTPLHPLDEPAVERVFALAKKGDAQAKDAVERYLRRLVHDVAALVLAIDPELVVIGGWAAGLDGVLEPLRSELARYCLRTPNVVLSALGQEAIATGALRLALDHVEEQLFAVEQTSLARQH; this is translated from the coding sequence TTGGGGCGACTCACCGGCGGGGACCCGTCCCTGCTCCGGCGGATCAATTCCGCAGTCGTCCTCCATGCGCTCCGCGGGGCGCAGACCCCGACCCTGACCGAACTGGTGCACAGCACCGGTCTGTCACGGCCGACCGTCGAGGGCGTCATCGAGGGACTGGCGGAGTCCGATCTGGTGGTCGAGGTCGCCCCGGAGCCGGGTGACGCCCGCAAGCAGGGCCGGCCGGCCCGCAGGTTCCGCTTCTACGCCGAGGCCGGGCACCTGCTCGGCATCGAGATCGGTGCGCACCAGATCCGGGTGGTGCTGTCGGATCTCGGCGGCCAGGTACTGGGGACGCACTGGCGCGAGGTCGACGAGTCCGCGTCCGCCGACGACCGGCTGGAGCGGGTCCGGGTCACCGTAGCGGAGCTGCTGCGCAAGGCCGGGGTGGCCCGCAGCACGTTGTGGGCGGTCGGTGTGGGCAGCCCCGGCATCGTGGAGTCGCAGGGCGAGGTACGGCTGGGTACCGCGCTGCCGGGCTGGACCGGGCTGCCGCTGGGCGAGCGGTTGCAGCGCTCCTTCCGATGTCCGGTCCTCGTGGAGAACGACGCGAACGTGGCCGCGGTGGCCGAGCACTGGAAAGGCGCCGCGGTCGGCACCGACGACGTGGTGTTCGTGCTGGCCGGGCTGAGCCCGGGCGCGGGCTCACTGATCGGCGGGCGGCTGCACCGCGGTTTCGGCGGCGCGGCGGGCGAGATCGGCGCCCTGCACCTGCTGGGCCGCGAGGTCACCCCCGAACATCTGCTGTCCACCACCGGCACGCCGCTGCACCCGCTGGACGAACCCGCAGTGGAGCGGGTGTTCGCACTGGCCAAGAAGGGTGACGCGCAGGCGAAGGACGCGGTGGAGCGCTACCTGCGGCGGCTGGTGCACGACGTGGCGGCGCTGGTGCTGGCGATCGACCCCGAGCTGGTGGTGATCGGCGGCTGGGCGGCCGGCCTGGACGGCGTACTGGAGCCGCTGCGCTCGGAACTGGCCCGCTACTGCCTGCGGACGCCGAACGTGGTGCTGTCCGCGCTGGGTCAGGAGGCCATCGCCACGGGCGCGCTGCGGCTGGCGCTGGACCACGTGGAGGAGCAGCTGTTCGCGGTGGAGCAGACCTCACTGGCCCGCCAGCACTGA
- a CDS encoding GNAT family N-acetyltransferase, with the protein MRHTTRAQTGPRHRGRGRDLAELAALFGATAAADLVADPVNGGPAGGVLLAASAVGLLAAAGCHIWWNRRHRPPPPPAPAVEEAGATDAGTTLWRLRTTVRDTPGSLGSVCTALARGRVDIVTLQTHPLAEGTVDEFLLRAPAALSAAALALTVEEAGGSDTWLERADAHDLVDAPTRLLALATRTALDPAELPLALRQLFGRCTITSIPEESAGAHRPGAAGEPDAAAPTVMRLPDPSGGTVVVRRDHLPFTPTEFARGRALVELDARLGVRMPARRDVLTLPEGDEISMRRAGPADHAAALAMHGRCSPATLAARYHGPVADADRYLEHLLSPRFGRTIAVETASGRLVALGHLLWDGEESEVALLVEDDWQRRGIGAALLRRLVELAAEAGRGSVYAVTQSGNTAMVAAMRELGLPLDYLVEDGTLVVTAALPSAAGADPSAAELPWVSGRRP; encoded by the coding sequence ATGCGTCACACGACCCGAGCCCAGACCGGACCGCGGCACCGCGGCCGGGGCCGCGACCTCGCCGAACTGGCCGCGCTCTTCGGCGCGACGGCCGCAGCCGACCTCGTGGCGGACCCGGTGAACGGCGGCCCGGCCGGCGGAGTGCTGCTGGCGGCCTCGGCCGTGGGCCTGCTCGCCGCGGCGGGGTGCCACATCTGGTGGAACCGCCGGCACCGGCCTCCTCCGCCGCCGGCACCGGCGGTGGAGGAGGCCGGGGCCACCGACGCCGGGACCACGCTGTGGCGGCTGCGGACGACCGTCCGGGACACACCCGGCAGCCTGGGGAGCGTGTGCACCGCGCTGGCCCGCGGCCGGGTCGACATCGTCACCCTCCAGACGCATCCGCTGGCCGAGGGGACGGTGGACGAGTTCCTGCTGCGGGCGCCGGCCGCGCTGTCGGCCGCGGCGCTGGCGCTGACCGTCGAGGAGGCGGGCGGCAGCGACACCTGGCTGGAGCGGGCGGACGCCCACGACCTGGTGGACGCGCCGACCCGGCTCCTGGCCCTGGCCACCAGGACGGCGCTGGACCCGGCCGAACTGCCGCTCGCGCTGCGCCAGCTGTTCGGGCGGTGCACGATCACCTCGATACCCGAGGAGTCCGCCGGGGCCCACCGCCCCGGCGCGGCCGGGGAGCCGGACGCGGCGGCGCCGACCGTGATGCGGCTGCCGGACCCGTCCGGCGGCACGGTCGTCGTGCGCCGCGACCATCTGCCCTTCACTCCGACGGAGTTCGCCAGAGGCCGGGCCCTGGTGGAGCTGGACGCGCGACTGGGAGTACGGATGCCGGCCCGCCGGGACGTCCTCACCCTGCCCGAGGGCGACGAGATCAGCATGCGCCGGGCGGGCCCGGCCGACCACGCGGCGGCGCTGGCGATGCACGGCCGCTGCTCCCCCGCCACGCTGGCCGCCCGGTACCACGGCCCGGTCGCCGACGCCGACCGCTATCTGGAGCATCTGCTGAGCCCCCGCTTCGGCCGGACGATCGCGGTGGAGACGGCCTCCGGACGGCTGGTGGCGCTCGGCCACCTGCTGTGGGACGGCGAGGAGAGCGAGGTCGCGCTGCTCGTCGAGGACGACTGGCAGCGGCGCGGCATCGGCGCCGCCCTGCTGCGGCGGCTGGTCGAACTCGCCGCCGAGGCGGGCCGGGGCAGCGTGTACGCGGTGACGCAGTCGGGCAACACCGCCATGGTGGCGGCCATGCGCGAGCTGGGTCTGCCGCTGGACTACCTGGTGGAGGACGGCACCTTGGTGGTCACCGCCGCCCTGCCGTCGGCGGCGGGCGCCGATCCGTCGGCGGCCGAGCTGCCCTGGGTGAGCGGCCGCCGCCCCTGA
- a CDS encoding GNAT family N-acetyltransferase, whose amino-acid sequence MTLHASHDDGRLVLTQGRLTLREQLPVDASQLADGKPASLVWIDGVPGEGTVGAATMTVATAGAGVYRPGWGLFAITRTEDGTAVGGAGFHGPPDRGAVEIGYDLSESARGAGWATDAARALCQWALAQPNVMVVLATTEPRNSASQAVLERVGFVRVADRGELWAYELSSIPV is encoded by the coding sequence ATGACCCTGCACGCTTCGCACGACGACGGACGCCTGGTGCTGACCCAGGGCAGGCTGACCCTGCGCGAACAGCTCCCGGTGGACGCCTCCCAGCTGGCCGACGGCAAGCCCGCCTCGCTGGTGTGGATCGACGGCGTGCCCGGCGAGGGCACGGTGGGCGCCGCCACGATGACGGTCGCGACCGCCGGGGCCGGCGTCTACCGGCCGGGCTGGGGGCTGTTCGCGATCACCCGGACCGAGGACGGGACCGCGGTCGGCGGCGCCGGCTTCCACGGCCCGCCGGACCGGGGCGCGGTGGAGATCGGCTACGACCTGTCGGAGTCGGCCCGCGGCGCCGGGTGGGCGACGGACGCCGCCCGCGCGCTGTGCCAGTGGGCGCTGGCGCAGCCGAACGTGATGGTGGTCCTGGCCACCACCGAGCCGCGCAACAGCGCCTCGCAGGCGGTGCTGGAACGGGTCGGCTTCGTGCGGGTCGCGGACCGCGGCGAGCTCTGGGCGTACGAGCTCAGCTCGATCCCGGTCTGA
- a CDS encoding DUF885 domain-containing protein, producing the protein MSTLSGSALPRQIADAHVDGLLELNPILGTYLGAPGSGHRLPDYSPAGADALAALARTTLERLTAAEARPGAQSDAERRCARLLRERLTAELAVHEAAEHLRAVSNMSSPAHSVREVFTLMPTETPEDYADLAARLRAVPAALDGYRASLTEGLARGLRAGPRQVETVIGQFTEWVGDGGAGSWFAGLTAAGPKELRDELDAAAAEATGAYTALRDWFRDGYAPAVAGAPDTVGRERYARWSRLWNGTDLDLDEAYAYGWSEFHRLRAEMVAEAGKILPDATPWEVLEHLEQHGQAIEGVDEVRDWLQGLMDEAIAALDGTHFELADRVRRVESRIAPPGGAAAPYYTGPSEDFSRPGRTWLPTMGKTRFPLFDLVSTWYHEGVPGHHLQIAQWAHVAENLSRYQATVGMVSANAEGWALYAERLMDELGFLTDPERRLGYLDAQMMRANRIIVDIGMHLELEIPADSPFHPGERWTPALAREFFGNHSGRAADFVDSELIRYLGIPGQAIGYKLGERAWLTGRAAARAAHGDAFDAKSWHMAALSLGSLGLDDLVAEISAL; encoded by the coding sequence ATGTCCACTCTCAGCGGCAGTGCCCTGCCCCGCCAGATCGCCGACGCCCACGTCGACGGTCTCCTCGAACTCAACCCGATCCTCGGCACGTACCTCGGCGCTCCCGGCAGCGGGCACCGGCTGCCCGACTACTCCCCGGCGGGCGCCGACGCCCTGGCCGCCCTCGCGCGGACCACGCTGGAGCGGCTGACGGCGGCCGAGGCCCGGCCGGGCGCGCAGAGCGACGCCGAGCGGCGCTGTGCCCGGCTGCTGCGGGAGCGGCTGACCGCGGAGCTGGCGGTGCACGAGGCCGCCGAGCACCTGCGGGCGGTGAGCAACATGAGCTCGCCCGCGCACAGCGTGCGCGAGGTGTTCACGCTGATGCCCACCGAGACGCCGGAGGACTACGCCGACCTCGCGGCCCGGCTGCGGGCGGTGCCGGCCGCGCTCGACGGCTACCGCGCCTCCCTCACCGAGGGGCTGGCCCGCGGTCTGCGGGCCGGACCGCGCCAGGTGGAGACCGTCATCGGGCAGTTCACCGAGTGGGTCGGGGACGGCGGCGCGGGCAGCTGGTTCGCCGGGCTGACCGCGGCGGGCCCGAAGGAGCTGCGGGACGAGCTGGACGCGGCGGCCGCCGAGGCCACCGGCGCGTACACCGCGCTGCGCGACTGGTTCCGGGACGGCTACGCCCCGGCGGTCGCGGGCGCCCCGGACACGGTGGGCCGCGAGCGGTACGCCCGCTGGTCTCGGCTGTGGAACGGCACGGATCTGGACCTGGACGAGGCGTACGCGTACGGCTGGTCGGAATTCCACCGGCTGCGCGCCGAGATGGTGGCCGAGGCCGGCAAGATCCTGCCGGACGCCACCCCGTGGGAGGTGCTCGAGCACCTGGAGCAGCACGGACAGGCCATCGAGGGCGTCGACGAGGTGCGCGACTGGCTGCAGGGCCTGATGGACGAGGCGATCGCGGCGCTGGACGGCACCCACTTCGAACTCGCCGACCGGGTCCGGCGGGTGGAGTCCCGGATCGCCCCGCCCGGCGGCGCGGCGGCCCCGTACTACACCGGCCCGTCGGAGGACTTCAGCCGGCCGGGGCGGACCTGGCTGCCCACCATGGGCAAGACCCGCTTCCCGCTCTTCGACCTGGTGTCCACCTGGTACCACGAAGGGGTACCAGGCCACCATCTGCAGATCGCGCAGTGGGCGCACGTGGCGGAGAACCTGTCGCGCTACCAGGCGACGGTCGGCATGGTCAGCGCCAACGCCGAGGGCTGGGCGCTGTACGCGGAGCGGCTGATGGACGAACTGGGCTTCCTCACCGACCCCGAGCGGCGGCTCGGCTACCTCGACGCCCAGATGATGCGGGCCAACCGGATCATCGTGGACATCGGCATGCACCTGGAGCTGGAGATCCCGGCGGACTCGCCGTTCCACCCGGGCGAGCGCTGGACGCCGGCGCTGGCCCGGGAGTTCTTCGGCAACCACAGCGGCCGGGCCGCCGACTTCGTGGACAGCGAGCTGATCCGCTACCTCGGCATCCCCGGCCAGGCCATCGGCTACAAGCTCGGCGAGCGCGCCTGGCTGACCGGCCGGGCCGCCGCCCGCGCGGCCCACGGCGACGCCTTCGACGCGAAGTCCTGGCACATGGCCGCGCTGTCACTGGGCTCGCTCGGCCTGGACGACCTGGTGGCGGAGATCTCCGCGCTCTGA